One Candidatus Methylomirabilota bacterium genomic window, TCGAAGATCCGGTAGCAGAAGACGGCCCGCGGACCGCCTCCGGCCGGGGGACGCGGGTTGAGGAACGAGCCGAGCGGGGCCTCGATATGGAGCGGGCGGAAGGCGCCGTCGTTCTGGGGGCCGTAAGGATCGGTCAGGCACTTCACCGCCGCGTAGCAGTACGAGCGCGTGTAGTTGAGGTAGGAGTTCATCCCCGACTCGGTCTGGGGCCCGGTGCCATCGAAGTCGATGAAGACGTCCTCGCCGCGGACGGTGACGGTGACGAAGAGGCGCATGGGTGGCGTGTCCGGCCCGCAGTCGTCCATGAAGTCCTCGAAGGGGTAGACGCCGTCGGGGATGGCGCGGATCGCCTCCCGGACCTTGGCCTCGGTGCGGGCCATGACCTGGGTCATGGCGGCGCGCACGGTGTCGTAACCGTGGCGCTGGACCAGGTCCATGAACCGGAGCTCCCCGACCCGGAGCGAGTTGCGCTGGGCGCGGAGATCGCCCAGCATCGAGTCGGGCATCCGCGTGTTGGCCAGGATGATGGCGAGGACGTCCTCCTGCTCCTCGCCCGCCTTCCACGGCCGGACCGGCGGCAGATGGAGCCCCTCCTGGAAGTAGTCGAACACGCCCTCGACCGCTTGACTGCCCGGCCGCATCCCGCCGACGTCGGTGTGGTGGAGGATGTTGGCGGCGAACCCGATGAGCCGGCCGTCGGCGTGAAACGCCGGCTGGATCATGAAGAAGTCGGGGAAGTGCCCGGAGCCGAGGAAGGGACTGTTGAACAGCACGACGTCGCCGGGCCGGAGGCGGTTGCCGGGAAACGCCGCGAGGGCGTTCTTGGCCGCGAACGACATGGCGCCCATGTGGCCCGGGCTGTACGGCCCCTGGGCGACCATGCGACCGTCGGGATCGAAAAGGCACACCGAGAAGTCCTGGCCCTCCCGCGCCTGCTGGGAGTGGGCCGTGCGGTGAACGGTGGTACCGACCTCGACGGTGATGGACTGGAGGCCGCCCCAGATGACTCCGAGGGTGATCGGATCCACACCGCTCATGACTCAAGGCTCACGAGCAGGTTCGCCCAGGGGTCGACCTCGGCCACGGCGCGCGGGGGCAGCACCGTGGTCGATTCGGCCTCTTCGACCACCGCGGGGCCGGCCAGGCGGGCGCCCACCGGCAGTCGCCCGCGGTCGTAGATCGGGCAGGGGACGTAGTCGCGAAATTCCGGAAAGTACACCGGCCGATCCGGTTTCCGCGCCTCGCTCACCTGCCGGGTCCCCGGCCGGTGCGCTGGCAGTCGGAGGTCGGGGCCGGCCCCGCTCACCGTCACACCGACCGTGACCAGCTCGACCTCCGCCTTCGGGTCGGCGTAACCGTAGCGCTGGGCATAGGCGGCGTGGAAGGCCTCGCGCAGCGCGCCGAGGGGACCATCGGGAAACGGCACCGTCAGCTCGTACCCCTGCCCCACGTAGCGCAGCTCGGCGTTCCGCATCACCCCCAGCGGGCCGGTCACCCCCGCCTCGCGCACCACCGCGCTGCCGGCGGCCGCCATTTCGTCCAGGACCCGCCCGAGATCCGCCGCGTCGAGCGCGCCGAGCCGCGTCACGTACGAGCGCGAGAGATCGAACTTCACGTCGGCGGCCAGGAGCCCCAGGGCCGAGGTCACGCCGGCGGCGGCGGGGAGGATCACGCGCGGGATGCGGAGGGCCTGGGCCAACCGGCAGCCGTGGACCGGGCCCGAGCCCCCGAAGGCGGCGAAGGCGAGACGGCGCGGATCGTAGCCGCGCTCGATCGAGACGACGCGCGTCGCCAGCTCCATGTTGGTGTTCACGATCTGATGGACGCCCCACGCGGCCTCGGCCACCGTCAGCCCGAGCGGGCCCGCGAGGGCGGTCGCGATCCCCCGGCGCGCCCCCTCGACGTCGAGCCGCATCTGGCCGCCGAGGAAGTAGTCGGGGTTGAGGTAGCCGAGCACCAGGTTGGCGTCGGTGACGGTGGGCTCGCTCCCCCCCGCCCCGTAGCAGATGGGGCCGGGGTCGGCGCCGGCCGAATCGGGCCCGACCGTGATCACGCCCATCGCGACCCGGGCGATGGAGCCGCCGCCGGCGCCGATCTCGACGAGGTCGATGGCCGGGATCGTCATCGGAATGCCGCTGCCCGGCTGCAGGCGCACCCGGTGCAGCTCGAACTCGCGGATCGTCTGCGGCCGGCCGCCGACGACGAGCGAGAGCTTGGCGGTGGTGCCGCCCATGTCGAAGGCGACCAGGTCGGCATGGCCGGTGAGCTTGCCGTAGGCCGCCGCCATCAGGGCCCCGGCCGCCGGACCCGACTCGATCATCCGCACCGGGAAGCGGGCCATCGTCTCGGCGGTGGCGATCCCGCCCGCGGACTGCATGACGAACAGCCGCCCGCGATAGCCGAGATCGGCCAGGGCGCGCTCCAGCCGCTCCAGGTAGTCGCGGACCGCGGTCATGACGTAGGCGTTGACAACGGTGGTCGAGGTCCGCTCGTACTCCCGGATGACGGGCGAGACCTCGGAGGAGAGGCTGACCGCGATGTCGGGGGCCTCCTCGCGGACGATCTGGGCCGCCCGGCGCTCGTGGGTCGGGTTCGCGTAGGCGTGGAGGAAGCAGACCGCGAGCGTCGTGATCCCCTCTTTGGCGAGTCCCCGTACGGTGACCCGCAGCTCGGCTTCGTCGAGCGGCGTCAGCACCTCGCCGTCGAAGGCGATCCGCTCGGTGACCTCGCGGATGCGCGAGCGAGGGACGAGCGGGGCCGGCTTCTCGATGAACAGGTCGTAGACCTGATACCGTTTCTCCCGGCCGATGACGAGCACATCGCGGAAGCCACAGGTGGTGAGGAGGGCCACGTGGCGGCCCTTGCGCTCGATGACGACGTTGGAGCCGAGGGTGGTGCCGTGAACGGCCTGGGCCAGGTCGGACCAGCCGAGCTCCGCTCGCGCGACCAGCTCCCGCAGCCCGTCCACGGACGCGCGAGCGGGGTCGTGGGAGGTGGTGAGGCGCTTACCGGTCAGGAGCCGGCCGTCGCTGGCCTGGAGGACGAAGTCGGTGAAGGTGCCGCCGACGTCGAACCCGACCCGGAAGGATTGTCCGTGGTCTATTGGGAGCCCGGGCGCGGGTAGGCGTGCTTGCCCGACGCGATCTCGGCGGGCCACAGCGTCACGTACTTGCCCTCCTGGATCTGGGTCGGGAACGGGTTGAGGGTGCCCTGGCCGGTCTGGGCGTCGAACTTCAGCCGGCCGCTGATCGTCTCGATGTCGAGGCCCTTGATGGCGGCCAGGAGCTTCTCCCGGTCGAGCGTGCCCGCCTTCTCCAGCGCGGCGATCAGGGTCTCGAAGCCGAAGTAGTGGATCGAGGACCACGGGTAGTCCTCGACCTTGACGTTGAGCTTCTGGAGCAGCTCCTCGAACGGCTTCGAGTTGCCCGCCTTGACGCCCGGCATCCAGTACGCCTCGCCGGTGACCAGGTTGGCGTTGCGGATCCCGACCGCGCCGTAGAAGGCGACCCCGTGGTGGATCATGTGGAACTCGCGGGGGCTCAGCCCCTGCTCGAGCGCTTGCTTGAAGAAGGTCACCTCGCGGGCCGGGAAGGCCGACAGGTAGACGATGTCCGGGTTGGCGGCCTTGAGCTTGGTGATGATGGGCGTGAAGTCCTGGGTGGCGACCGGGAAGTACTCCTCGACCTTGACCTCGAGCCCGACCGACTTGGCCTTGGGGATGGAGCCCGAGCCGACCTCTTTGGGGTGGGGCGTGTCCTCGATCACGAAGCCGATCGACTTCGCCTTGCCCTCGGCCTTCAGCATGTCGAAGTAATGGTGCGACCACTTGGTGCCGTCGTCGATGACGCCGAGCAGCCACTTGAAGCCGCGCTTGAAGATGCCGGTCGAGTTGGCCTCGAGCGCCAGCATCGGGATCTGGTGCTTCTCGGCGACGGTGGATGCCGCCACGGTGATCGGCGAGGAGTAGGGACCGAGCAGGACGTGGACCTTGTCCTCGGTCACGAGCTTCTCGTAGAGGCGGACCGCGACCGGGGGCTGCGAGGTGTCGTCGTACACGATCACCCTG contains:
- a CDS encoding hydantoinase B/oxoprolinase family protein; the encoded protein is MSGVDPITLGVIWGGLQSITVEVGTTVHRTAHSQQAREGQDFSVCLFDPDGRMVAQGPYSPGHMGAMSFAAKNALAAFPGNRLRPGDVVLFNSPFLGSGHFPDFFMIQPAFHADGRLIGFAANILHHTDVGGMRPGSQAVEGVFDYFQEGLHLPPVRPWKAGEEQEDVLAIILANTRMPDSMLGDLRAQRNSLRVGELRFMDLVQRHGYDTVRAAMTQVMARTEAKVREAIRAIPDGVYPFEDFMDDCGPDTPPMRLFVTVTVRGEDVFIDFDGTGPQTESGMNSYLNYTRSYCYAAVKCLTDPYGPQNDGAFRPLHIEAPLGSFLNPRPPAGGGPRAVFCYRIF
- a CDS encoding hydantoinase/oxoprolinase family protein; amino-acid sequence: MARRDRVGQARLPAPGLPIDHGQSFRVGFDVGGTFTDFVLQASDGRLLTGKRLTTSHDPARASVDGLRELVARAELGWSDLAQAVHGTTLGSNVVIERKGRHVALLTTCGFRDVLVIGREKRYQVYDLFIEKPAPLVPRSRIREVTERIAFDGEVLTPLDEAELRVTVRGLAKEGITTLAVCFLHAYANPTHERRAAQIVREEAPDIAVSLSSEVSPVIREYERTSTTVVNAYVMTAVRDYLERLERALADLGYRGRLFVMQSAGGIATAETMARFPVRMIESGPAAGALMAAAYGKLTGHADLVAFDMGGTTAKLSLVVGGRPQTIREFELHRVRLQPGSGIPMTIPAIDLVEIGAGGGSIARVAMGVITVGPDSAGADPGPICYGAGGSEPTVTDANLVLGYLNPDYFLGGQMRLDVEGARRGIATALAGPLGLTVAEAAWGVHQIVNTNMELATRVVSIERGYDPRRLAFAAFGGSGPVHGCRLAQALRIPRVILPAAAGVTSALGLLAADVKFDLSRSYVTRLGALDAADLGRVLDEMAAAGSAVVREAGVTGPLGVMRNAELRYVGQGYELTVPFPDGPLGALREAFHAAYAQRYGYADPKAEVELVTVGVTVSGAGPDLRLPAHRPGTRQVSEARKPDRPVYFPEFRDYVPCPIYDRGRLPVGARLAGPAVVEEAESTTVLPPRAVAEVDPWANLLVSLES
- a CDS encoding amino acid ABC transporter substrate-binding protein, translated to MTHRHIPLSIIALLLAVGVGLGLAPGASAQAPTEVRVGATVAVTGPASAEVGHFKKMMELWAETINARGGVMLKEYGKKLPLRVIVYDDTSQPPVAVRLYEKLVTEDKVHVLLGPYSSPITVAASTVAEKHQIPMLALEANSTGIFKRGFKWLLGVIDDGTKWSHHYFDMLKAEGKAKSIGFVIEDTPHPKEVGSGSIPKAKSVGLEVKVEEYFPVATQDFTPIITKLKAANPDIVYLSAFPAREVTFFKQALEQGLSPREFHMIHHGVAFYGAVGIRNANLVTGEAYWMPGVKAGNSKPFEELLQKLNVKVEDYPWSSIHYFGFETLIAALEKAGTLDREKLLAAIKGLDIETISGRLKFDAQTGQGTLNPFPTQIQEGKYVTLWPAEIASGKHAYPRPGSQ